DNA from Amorphoplanes friuliensis DSM 7358:
CGCGGATCTCGGCGCGGCGGCCCAGCTTGCGGACCTCGTCGGCGGTGCGTTCGGCGTACTCCGCGTCCCGGTACCGGGTGATGCCCACGTCGTAGCCGTCGGCGGCGAGCGCGACCGCCACTGCCCGGCCGATGCCGGACTCGGAACCGGTCACGATCGCGACCCGGGGATGGTTGGTCATTCCCGACGCGTACCCGGGCGGCCGGCCGACAATCACGCGCCCGGCGGCATGTTTTGACCGGTCGATGGGCAGTCTCTCGCCGTGCAGCTGCCCGACCTTCTTTTTGCCCTGTTCGGTGTGGGCGCCCTGCTGGCCGGAATCCTGCCGCGGGTCCTCGAACGCCGACCCCTGTCCATGCCGATCGTCTTCCTCGCGCTGGGGATGCTCGTCTTCGCCCTTCCGCTGGGTCTGCCGGACCCCGACCCCCGCGCGCACCCGATGCTGACCGAGCATCTGACCGAGGTGTGCGTGATCGTCGCCCTGATGGGCGCCGGTCTGAAGATCGACCGTCCGCTGACCGGCCGCCGCTGGATGTCGACGTGGCGCCTGCTGGCGATCGCCATGCCGGTCACCATCGGCGCGGTCGCCCTGCTCGGCTGGTGGTGGGCCGGTCTCGTCCCGGCGGCCGCGCTGCTGCTCGGCGCCGCCCTCGCCCCGACCGACCCGGTGCTCGCCTCGGACGTCCAGGTCGGTGAGCCCACCGACGAGGAGGACTCCGAGGACGAGGTGCGGTTCGCGCTGACCTCGGAGGCCGGGCTCAACGACGGGCTGGCGTTCCCGTTCGTCTACGCCGCGATCGCCATGGCCCTGGCCGCGGTGAGCAACGAGAGCTGGCTCGGCGAGTGGGTCCTGAAGGACGTGCTCTACAAGGGTGTCGTCGGCGTGGTCGGCGGCCTGATCATCGGCAAGCTTCTCGGCAAGCTGTTCTTCCAGGCGCCTAACCGGAAGCTGCGCCTGGCCCACCACGCCGAGGGATTCCTCGCCCTCGCTGCGACGTTCCTGGCGTACGGGCTGGTCGAGGTGGCCGGTGGCTACGGTTTCCTCGCCGTGTTCATCGCCGCGCGGGGCATCCGGTCGGCGCAGCGGTCGCACGAGTACCACCAGGTCCTGCACGACTTCGCCGAGCAGATCGAGCGGCTGCTCACCGTACTGCTGCTCCTGCTCCTGGGTGGAGCCGTGGTCAGCGGTCTGCTGGAGCCGCTGACGTGGCCCGCCGCCCTCGCCGGCCTCGCGCTGATCCTGGTGATCCGGCCGTTGACCGGATTCCTGTCGCTGCGCGGCGCACCGGGCCGCACCGCCGAGCACTGGGTCATCGCCACATTCGGCATCCGGGGCATCGGATCGTTTTATTACCTCGCGTACGCGGTGAGCCACGCGACGTTTCCGAATGTGGATGTCGTATGGGCGACAGTCGCCTTTGTCGTCGTCGTGAGCGTGGTGTTGCACGGCGTTGCGGTGACGCCGGTGATGCGGCTTTTGGATAGGTCCAACGAGCGGTCGCGCACCCCCGAGGAGCGCCACGCTCAGTAATCGCCGCAACTGTGCGTAATCTCTGACCCGCGAACTCGTAGTTTATTTAGGACATTGAACCCGGGTGTAGTGGCAGAGCGTATTCATGGCTGTAAGGTGATCGGCACCTCCCCCCAGGCCGAGATTCCACGATGGAACGACAGGAAAGGTGCGGCCGATGCGAATTCGGGGCTTTGCGCCGGCGACCCCCTGCTGGGTCGAACTGGCGAGTGCGGATCCCGCGCGAGCGGCAGATTTTTATGCGGGTCTCTTCGGCTGGGAACCGGCCGGTGACAGATTCAAACTCGGCGGTCGCGCCGCGGCCGGCCTGACCCGGGCCCGCCCCGGACGCCCCGCCGGCTGGCTCACCTATCTCACCGAGCACAACCTCGAATCGTCGATCACCCGCGTCCACGAGGCCGGTGGCCGGCTGGTCAGCGCACCCGCCGACGCGCGCGGCGGACGGTCCGCCCTGATCGCCGACCCGGCCGGTGCCCTGCTCGGCCTCTGGGAGAGCGACGGCTTCACCGGCGCCCAGATCGGCGGCGAGCCCGGCACGATGACCTTCCCGGAGCTGCTCACCGACGACGCTGTCGCCGCGGCCTCCTTCTACGGGCGCGCCTTCGGCTGGCTGCTGCGCGACGAGTACGGCAGCGACGGCACCCGCGGCGAGTGGATCACCACTGCTCACGACGCCATGGCCGGCCTGGCGCCGAGCCGCGGCGGCAACTGGTGGCGCGCGGCGTTCCAGGTCGCGGACTGCGCCGAGACGATCAGCACGTGCCGCAGCCTCGGTGGCGGTGTCATCGCCGGACCGACGGACATGGGCTTCGGCAGCTACGCCGAGCTGCTCGACCCGTGGGGTGTCCCGTTCGCGGTCGCGGCCCCGGCGGCGCTGCCGGTCGAACTCAGCATGTCGTTCACCCCTGCGGCAGGCATGGAGTTGACGTTCGGGGGGTAGTCATACGCCTGTTCGAATAATCGAGGAGGCACCGCCATGGCGACCAACGAGCAGGAACCGGCGTCCAACACCATCAAGGACCCGGCCGACTGGACCACCGGCGACGAGCCGGCCACGGGCGCGCAGCAGTCGTACCTGCACACTCTGGCCTCCGAGGCCCACGAGGAAGTGCCGGAGGAGCTGAGCAAGGCCGAGGCGTCGCAGCGCATCGACGAGCTCCAGGAGAAGACCGGGCGCGGCCAGTAAGACCCCATAGAGCAGGAAAGGCGTCGGACCTCGGTCCGGCGCCTTTTTGCATGTCAACTTTGGTTGACAGCCTCGGAGTGTCAACGTAAGTTGACAGCATGACCGAAGCAACCGATCTCGCCGCCGCCGCGGGCAGCGCCGATCCACGGGTCGGCCTGCGCGCGGTCGTGGCGCTGCGCCGCCTCCTCGAGGGCCTCGAGCACCTCCAGGTGGCCAACGCCCGCCGCAAGGGCTGGTCCTGGCAGGAGATCGCGGACGCCCTCGAGGTGACCCGCCAGGGCGTTCACAAGAAGCACGCCGGTCGCGTGCCGATGCAGGACCCACGGGAGGGCTGACCATGTTCGAACGATTCACCCACGCAGCGCGCGACGCCGTCATCCGCGCCCAGGAAGAAGCCCGCGAGCTCCACCAGAAACCCATCGGCACCGAGCACCTCCTGCTCGCCCTGCTGGCCGACCCGACCGGCCCGGTGGCGAACGCGCCGGCCCTGCACGACGTCGACGCCGCCTACGTCCGTGCCGAGGTCGTCCGCCGCGTCGGGCCGGCCACGCCGTACGTCGACGAGCGTGCCGAGGCCGACGCGGAGGACGCGGCCGCACTCAAGGCCATCGGCATCGACCTCGACGCCGTCCGCCGGGCGATCGAGGAGAACTTCGGTCCCGGGGCGCTGCGCCTGCCCCCGAAGGCCACACCGCAACGCCGGGGGCTGCTCGCACGCTTCTCCGCGCGTACGGGTCACACGCCGTTCTCGAACCGCAGCAAGAAGATCCTCGAGCTGTCCCTGCGCGAGGCGCTCCGGCTCAAGCACAACTTCATCGCGCCGGAGCACATCATGCTGGGCATCATCCGCGAGGGAAACGGCCTCGCGGTCCAGATCCTGGTCGAAGCGGACGTCGACCTCGACCGCCTGAAGGAGGACGTGACCCGTTCCCTGCAGGAACAGGCGGCCTGACCGTCAGCAGAACTCGGTCCAGA
Protein-coding regions in this window:
- a CDS encoding cation:proton antiporter domain-containing protein, giving the protein MQLPDLLFALFGVGALLAGILPRVLERRPLSMPIVFLALGMLVFALPLGLPDPDPRAHPMLTEHLTEVCVIVALMGAGLKIDRPLTGRRWMSTWRLLAIAMPVTIGAVALLGWWWAGLVPAAALLLGAALAPTDPVLASDVQVGEPTDEEDSEDEVRFALTSEAGLNDGLAFPFVYAAIAMALAAVSNESWLGEWVLKDVLYKGVVGVVGGLIIGKLLGKLFFQAPNRKLRLAHHAEGFLALAATFLAYGLVEVAGGYGFLAVFIAARGIRSAQRSHEYHQVLHDFAEQIERLLTVLLLLLLGGAVVSGLLEPLTWPAALAGLALILVIRPLTGFLSLRGAPGRTAEHWVIATFGIRGIGSFYYLAYAVSHATFPNVDVVWATVAFVVVVSVVLHGVAVTPVMRLLDRSNERSRTPEERHAQ
- a CDS encoding VOC family protein translates to MRIRGFAPATPCWVELASADPARAADFYAGLFGWEPAGDRFKLGGRAAAGLTRARPGRPAGWLTYLTEHNLESSITRVHEAGGRLVSAPADARGGRSALIADPAGALLGLWESDGFTGAQIGGEPGTMTFPELLTDDAVAAASFYGRAFGWLLRDEYGSDGTRGEWITTAHDAMAGLAPSRGGNWWRAAFQVADCAETISTCRSLGGGVIAGPTDMGFGSYAELLDPWGVPFAVAAPAALPVELSMSFTPAAGMELTFGG
- a CDS encoding Clp protease N-terminal domain-containing protein, with the protein product MFERFTHAARDAVIRAQEEARELHQKPIGTEHLLLALLADPTGPVANAPALHDVDAAYVRAEVVRRVGPATPYVDERAEADAEDAAALKAIGIDLDAVRRAIEENFGPGALRLPPKATPQRRGLLARFSARTGHTPFSNRSKKILELSLREALRLKHNFIAPEHIMLGIIREGNGLAVQILVEADVDLDRLKEDVTRSLQEQAA
- a CDS encoding DUF3072 domain-containing protein, which produces MATNEQEPASNTIKDPADWTTGDEPATGAQQSYLHTLASEAHEEVPEELSKAEASQRIDELQEKTGRGQ